A stretch of the Ischnura elegans chromosome 5, ioIscEleg1.1, whole genome shotgun sequence genome encodes the following:
- the LOC124159770 gene encoding uncharacterized protein LOC124159770 translates to MRVSKTSVIAHNTKAYDSQFILKSILEKTSWKPKLLMNGSKIMSISYSGLRFIDSLNFLPMVLSKLPAALGLPKETAKGYFPHFFNTARNSKYEGELPHIHFCGPDNMSSSERTEFTRWHKTLREDWYKFIMQNELVSYCIQDVNILRLASLKFREMFLSTTSVDPFREALTIASACMAVFRKNFLRSKTISTMPSGGYRWVDQQSFKAILWILFEERKRGISIQHAGNGREVKVLGRRVDGYHKGDRETIFEYHGCFFHGCKTSFIKRDEKISNGRNETVQSRFETTEYKTLLFRKNGYNVVEMWECDFEKEILKNSDVIAELKKNKILDKTPINPREVFYGGRTNAIKLYKKTDDSAEEKIRYYDVCSLYPYVNKYMKYPVGHPKIYVGEECPPINEIEGLKCSILPPTSLYHPVLPVRVSEKLMFPLFMKCATTRAQTDCSHEENERAITGTWVSEEIKMAVNKGYKILEMHEAWHYDTDCYYVSKKQGGLFTEYINCFLKLKQEASGWPSWCTSEAKKCQYIKAFKERENIDLDPQNIRENAGMRSLAKLMLNSFWGKFGQRENLPQCSILKSGDEMYKLLHSPHVEVSYLLEVNEETVYASWCEREESLSAKDSRSIIIVCYTTTHARLELYKYLDMLKERIIYFDTDSIIFSQKPGESCPSVGDNLGDMTDELEKIGSGAYIDEIVSSIYAPVINSFLVYLEKVRHFNMRGVQ, encoded by the coding sequence ATGCGGGTTTCAAAGACATCAGTCATTGCCCACAACACCAAGGCGTATGACAGCCAGTTCATTCTTAAAAGCATCCTAGAAAAAACATCTTGGAAACCTAAGCTTTTGATGAATGGATCCAAGATAATGAGCATTTCATACTCCGGATTACGGTTTATCGATTCTTTGAACTTTTTGCCGATGGTTCTTTCCAAACTGCCTGCAGCTCTTGGCCTCCCGAAAGAAACTGCTAAAGGGTACTTCCCTCACTTCTTTAATACAGCCAGAAATTCCAAATATGAAGGAGAGTTGCCACACATCCATTTCTGCGGTCCAGACAATATGTCTTCCTCTGAGAGAACGGAATTTACGCGCTGGCATAAAACATTGAGAGAAGACTGGTACAAATTCATTATGCAGAATGAACTTGTTTCCTATTGCATCCAAGATGTAAATATTCTACGGCTTGCCAGTCTGAAATTCCGGGAGATGTTTCTCTCAACTACGAGCGTGGATCCATTTCGAGAGGCACTCACCATAGCTAGTGCTTGCATGGCCGTGTTCCGTAAAAACTTCCTGCGGTCAAAAACCATTTCCACAATGCCATCTGGAGGGTATAGATGGGTTGATCAACAGTCATTTAAGGCTATACTCTGGATTCTGTTTGAAGAGAGGAAAAGAGGGATTTCCATTCAACATGCCGGGAATGGGAGGGAGGTGAAAGTTTTAGGGCGGAGAGTTGATGGATATCACAAAGGTGATAGAGAAACTATTTTCGAGTACCACGGATGTTTCTTCCATGGCTGTAAAACAAGCTTCATAAAACgcgacgaaaaaatatcaaaCGGGCGAAATGAGACTGTGCAAAGTCGCTTCGAAACTACCGAATATAAGACTTTGTTATTCCGCAAGAACGGATACAATGTAGTGGAGATGTGGGAATGtgattttgaaaaggaaattttaaagaacaGTGACGTTATTGCTGAgctgaaaaagaataaaattctagATAAAACACCAATTAATCCGAGAGAGGTATTTTATGGGGGGCGAACCAATGCCATCAAACTCTATAAGAAAACTGACGACTCGGCAGAGGAAAAAATTAGATACTATGATGTATGCTCATTGTATCCATATGttaataaatacatgaaatatccAGTTGGCCACCCGAAGATTTACGTTGGAGAGGAATGCCCCCCAATTAACGAGATAGAGGGACTCAAGTGTTCGATTTTGCCTCCAACCTCACTCTACCATCCCGTCCTTCCAGTGAGGGTTAGTGAAAAACTAATGTTCCCCCTTTTCATGAAATGTGCCACCACTAGGGCCCAAACAGACTGTTCTCACGAGGAAAACGAGCGGGCTATCACAGGCACATGGGTGTCTGAAGAGATAAAAATGGCGGTAAATAAGGGATACAAAATACTTGAAATGCACGAGGCATGGCATTATGACACCGATTGCTATTATGTCAGCAAAAAGCAAGGTGGCTTATTTACTGAGTATATCAACTGTTTCCTCAAGTTAAAACAGGAGGCAAGTGGATGGCCGAGTTGGTGTACCTCTGAGGCTAAGAAATGTCAGTACATTAAGGCATTCAAAGAAAGAGAGAATATTGATCTGGACCCACAAAATATACGAGAAAATGCCGGTATGAGGTCACTGGCAAAATTAATGCTTAACAGTTTCTGGGGGAAGTTCGGTCAGCGAGAGAATCTTCCACAGTGCTCCATTTTGAAGTCAGGCGACGAAATGTACAAACTATTGCACTCCCCTCATGTTGAAGTGTCTTACCTTCTCGAGGTAAACGAGGAAACTGTATACGCAAGCTGGTGTGAGCGTGAAGAATCTCTCTCCGCGAAGGATTCAAGAAGTATCATCATAGTCTGTTATACAACCACACATGCCAGATTAGAATTGTACAAGTATCTAGATATGCTAAAAGAAaggattatttattttgatacagatagcataattttttcacaaaaacctGGAGAAAGCTGCCCGTCAGTTGGAGATAATCTCGGGGATATGACCGACGAGCTGGAGAAAATTGGCTCTGGCGCATATATTGACGAAATTGTTTCGTCAATATATGCGCCAGTAATAAACAGTTTCCTCGTTTACCTCGAGAAGGTAAGACACTTCAACATGAGGGGAGTGCAATAG